In Candidatus Pantoea floridensis, a single genomic region encodes these proteins:
- a CDS encoding LysR family transcriptional regulator — translation MNTRLLNAFVMLAEKGNYAEAARALYISQPALTKQIHLLESIVNMPLFSRGRHGAILTVAGRRLLPQAEKVVRQTQLFMHHAGQVSKGIEGNIAVGFGLSSFYLAPRCIAEYRREYPGIEVSLTDQASFLQYDMLLNDELQLGFVRVPPPVALDYLPLFTDRLVLVAPATSSFSVADWLKKVPLLRLHTTRGRGLNAQIDRYLHDNALFTSSIQETDDIQTIVALVIAGTGVALLPYSVVHIAPPELVIIPLTGESLSWQVGIAWNANHEDVIRDNFIASIRKAMTINKEE, via the coding sequence ATGAACACCCGGTTGCTAAACGCCTTTGTGATGCTGGCTGAAAAAGGAAATTATGCGGAGGCGGCCCGCGCGCTCTATATTTCGCAGCCGGCGCTGACCAAGCAGATTCATCTCCTTGAATCTATAGTGAACATGCCTTTATTTTCACGTGGCCGCCACGGAGCAATACTGACGGTTGCAGGAAGACGCCTACTGCCACAGGCAGAAAAGGTTGTTCGGCAAACCCAGTTATTCATGCATCATGCTGGGCAGGTTTCAAAAGGGATTGAAGGGAATATTGCAGTGGGGTTCGGTCTTTCGAGCTTTTACCTTGCTCCGCGCTGTATTGCTGAATATCGCCGTGAGTATCCGGGTATTGAGGTTTCATTAACGGATCAAGCATCCTTCCTGCAATACGACATGCTGCTGAACGACGAGCTTCAGTTAGGATTTGTCAGGGTTCCTCCACCCGTAGCGCTTGATTACCTGCCATTATTTACCGATCGATTAGTTCTGGTTGCGCCGGCAACATCTTCATTTAGCGTTGCCGATTGGTTAAAAAAAGTCCCGCTGTTGCGACTTCACACCACGCGCGGGCGGGGTTTAAATGCGCAGATTGATCGCTATCTGCATGACAATGCCCTTTTTACTTCCTCTATTCAGGAGACTGACGATATACAAACCATTGTCGCGCTGGTGATTGCGGGAACGGGCGTTGCGCTTTTGCCTTATAGTGTGGTTCATATAGCGCCGCCAGAACTGGTTATTATTCCGTTAACGGGAGAATCGCTGAGCTGGCAGGTTGGTATCGCCTGGAATGCAAATCATGAGGATGTAATACGCGACAATTTTATTGCCAGCATAAGAAAGGCGATGACGATTAATAAAGAAGAGTAA
- a CDS encoding amidohydrolase family protein: protein MRIDAHQHFWRYDAVDYPWIAESMTRLQQDYLPDDLAPLLAQRQLQGSIAVQARQCVAETQQLLQWAQQHAATQVVGWIDVSAAHLTAQLEALQHPLLRGFRHQVQDERDPAAWLRQPRVASGIRLLQQRDYVWEMLLTWRHLADATRFAAQHDRHWLVLDHLGKPDIARGAQAWGEQVAELAAMPHVVCKLSGLVTEAPQGQWHSAQLRPFIDEALARFGPQRLMFGSDWPVCLLAAEYHAVAQLIEDAIAELATDEQAAIWGNTAAQVYSLTGEKHESVFAG from the coding sequence GTGCGAATCGACGCTCATCAGCATTTCTGGCGCTATGACGCGGTGGACTATCCGTGGATCGCGGAATCCATGACGCGCCTGCAACAGGATTATTTACCCGATGACCTCGCGCCGCTGCTGGCGCAACGGCAGCTGCAGGGCTCAATTGCCGTTCAGGCGCGGCAGTGCGTGGCGGAGACGCAGCAGCTGTTGCAGTGGGCGCAGCAGCACGCGGCAACGCAGGTGGTTGGCTGGATTGACGTCAGCGCCGCGCACCTGACGGCGCAGCTGGAAGCATTGCAGCATCCGCTGCTGCGAGGGTTCCGTCATCAGGTGCAGGATGAACGCGATCCCGCCGCATGGCTACGGCAACCGCGTGTGGCGAGCGGCATCCGTCTGCTGCAGCAGCGTGATTACGTGTGGGAAATGCTGCTGACCTGGCGGCATCTGGCGGACGCTACCCGGTTTGCCGCACAGCACGACCGTCACTGGCTGGTGCTCGATCACCTCGGCAAACCGGATATTGCGCGCGGCGCGCAGGCGTGGGGCGAACAAGTGGCGGAACTGGCCGCAATGCCGCACGTGGTCTGCAAATTATCGGGGCTGGTGACTGAGGCGCCGCAAGGCCAATGGCACAGCGCGCAGCTGCGGCCCTTTATCGATGAGGCGCTGGCGCGTTTCGGTCCGCAGCGCCTGATGTTTGGCTCAGACTGGCCCGTCTGCCTGCTGGCAGCGGAGTACCACGCGGTGGCGCAGCTGATTGAAGACGCAATCGCTGAGCTTGCAACCGACGAACAGGCCGCCATTTGGGGCAACACGGCGGCGCAGGTATATAGCCTGACAGGAGAGAAGCATGAATCTGTTTTTGCAGGATAA
- a CDS encoding SDR family oxidoreductase, producing MNLFLQDKVIIVTGGGSGIGAAISRLLAEEGAIPVIVSNAQPDEMWLAGLRALQPQTEVLLADLCDEQNCQRAVEAVQQQFGRIDGLVNNAGVNDGVGLEAGRSAFVTSLEKNLIHYYQMTHFCQRALENSGGAIVNIASKTALSGQGGTSGYCAAKGAILALTREWAVSLRSSGVRVNAVVPAEVMTPLYERWIGTFADPQGELAKITQRIPLGQRMTTPEEIANTVVFLLSSRASHTTGEWLSVDGGYLHLDRALL from the coding sequence ATGAATCTGTTTTTGCAGGATAAAGTGATTATTGTCACCGGCGGCGGATCGGGCATTGGTGCCGCCATCTCACGACTGCTGGCGGAAGAGGGCGCCATTCCGGTGATCGTCAGCAACGCACAGCCCGATGAGATGTGGCTGGCCGGCTTGCGCGCGCTGCAACCGCAAACCGAAGTGCTGCTTGCCGATCTGTGCGATGAGCAGAACTGCCAGCGTGCGGTTGAGGCCGTGCAGCAGCAGTTTGGGCGCATCGATGGGCTGGTGAACAACGCGGGTGTCAACGATGGCGTCGGGCTGGAAGCGGGGCGCAGCGCCTTTGTCACCTCGCTGGAAAAGAATCTCATCCACTATTACCAGATGACGCATTTCTGCCAGCGCGCGCTGGAAAACAGCGGCGGTGCGATCGTCAATATTGCTTCGAAAACGGCACTGAGCGGACAGGGCGGCACCAGCGGCTACTGCGCGGCCAAAGGCGCGATTCTGGCACTGACGCGGGAGTGGGCGGTGTCACTGCGCAGCAGCGGTGTGCGGGTCAACGCCGTGGTGCCCGCCGAAGTAATGACGCCGCTGTATGAACGCTGGATCGGCACTTTTGCCGATCCGCAGGGCGAACTGGCGAAAATCACCCAGCGGATTCCACTCGGCCAGCGCATGACCACGCCAGAGGAGATCGCTAACACCGTGGTGTTTTTGCTGTCGTCGCGCGCTTCACACACTACCGGCGAGTGGCTGAGCGTTGATGGCGGCTATCTGCATCTCGATCGGGCGCTGTTATGA
- the zinT gene encoding metal-binding protein ZinT — protein MKIKKSLVVVGLVFSSHAFSHAHHSHGAPLTATEVSAAKGIFNDGDIKDRPLSDWDGVWQSIYPYAKDGSLDPVFRKKAEADQRKSFEDIKHYYLKGYASNITDIGIENGMMEFTANGEVNACKYTYKGYKVLNYVSGKRGVRYLFECTDNKSAAPKFVQFSDHIISPRKSSHFHIFTGNVSQDALYKELENWPTFFPYQLTKQEIVDDLMHH, from the coding sequence ATGAAAATTAAGAAGTCATTAGTCGTTGTGGGATTAGTATTCAGTTCACACGCCTTTTCACATGCCCATCATTCACACGGTGCGCCACTCACCGCGACAGAGGTGAGTGCGGCAAAAGGTATTTTTAATGATGGCGATATCAAAGACCGACCGCTCTCTGACTGGGATGGCGTATGGCAGTCTATCTATCCATATGCCAAAGATGGCAGTTTGGATCCGGTTTTCCGCAAGAAGGCGGAAGCCGATCAACGAAAATCATTTGAGGATATTAAGCATTACTATTTGAAGGGCTATGCCAGCAATATTACAGATATTGGCATTGAAAACGGGATGATGGAATTTACCGCCAATGGAGAAGTTAACGCCTGTAAATATACTTATAAAGGGTACAAGGTCCTCAATTACGTATCAGGAAAAAGAGGCGTTCGCTATCTTTTCGAATGTACCGATAACAAAAGCGCAGCCCCTAAATTTGTGCAATTTAGCGATCATATTATTAGTCCGAGAAAATCATCGCACTTTCATATTTTCACCGGCAACGTATCACAAGATGCGCTCTATAAAGAGCTGGAGAATTGGCCAACATTTTTCCCCTATCAGCTGACCAAACAGGAAATTGTTGATGACCTAATGCATCACTGA
- a CDS encoding nitrilase family protein: MPTLTTLKAATVQFQHQANNKHYNLLIMEKFIEKAALQEVKILTFPEMCITGYWHVPKLTAAEVAALAEPVETSPSLMLIRSLAIKHQMLIGAGLIEQAEDGQLYNAYVACMPDGSLHTHRKLHAFEHPAISSGDGFTVFETPWGVKVGILICWDNNLVENVRATALMGADILLAPHQTGGTDSRSPHAMKPIPLDLWAERETRKDEITAAFRGQSGREWLMRWLPARAHDNGLFLLFSNGVGADDDEVRTGNAMILDPYGRVIEETWAAEDAMVSAELDLTLLAMSTGRRWIHGRRPDLYQILTQPQGYERDAISARFSDEIP; this comes from the coding sequence ATGCCCACATTAACCACCTTAAAGGCTGCAACCGTACAGTTTCAGCATCAAGCCAATAACAAACACTATAATCTGCTGATAATGGAGAAATTTATTGAGAAGGCGGCGCTTCAAGAGGTGAAGATTCTCACCTTTCCAGAAATGTGTATCACCGGCTACTGGCATGTGCCCAAACTCACCGCTGCTGAGGTGGCTGCTCTGGCTGAGCCGGTTGAAACCAGCCCTTCCCTGATGTTAATCCGTTCTCTGGCGATTAAGCATCAAATGCTTATTGGCGCGGGGCTTATTGAGCAAGCCGAGGATGGCCAACTCTATAATGCTTACGTTGCCTGTATGCCAGATGGATCATTGCACACGCACCGTAAACTTCACGCTTTCGAACATCCCGCAATCAGCAGCGGCGACGGGTTTACGGTATTTGAAACACCATGGGGGGTAAAAGTAGGCATCTTAATTTGCTGGGACAATAATCTGGTGGAAAACGTGCGTGCAACGGCATTGATGGGTGCGGATATCCTGCTCGCCCCCCATCAAACCGGCGGTACTGATTCCCGTAGCCCGCATGCGATGAAGCCGATTCCTCTCGATTTGTGGGCGGAACGGGAAACGCGTAAAGATGAAATCACTGCGGCATTCAGAGGCCAAAGCGGCCGGGAATGGTTAATGCGATGGCTGCCCGCACGCGCGCATGACAACGGATTGTTCCTTCTTTTCAGTAACGGTGTAGGCGCCGATGACGACGAAGTACGCACCGGCAATGCGATGATCCTGGATCCCTATGGAAGAGTGATTGAGGAAACCTGGGCCGCTGAAGATGCCATGGTCAGCGCTGAGCTGGATTTGACCCTGCTGGCAATGAGTACTGGACGCCGCTGGATCCACGGTCGTCGGCCAGATTTATACCAGATTTTGACGCAACCGCAGGGGTATGAACGCGATGCGATTAGCGCACGGTTTTCAGATGAAATACCTTAA
- a CDS encoding L-rhamnose mutarotase — protein sequence MSGATERYALALDLVDEADKIAEYQRLHQRIWPEVAQHLRQHGVINMEIYRLGTRLFMVMEVNERFNAQDVAQAAEQNPHIQRWEALMWQFQQPTPWTPEGEKWVAMARIFSLQDQ from the coding sequence ATGAGCGGCGCAACCGAACGCTACGCTCTGGCGCTGGATCTGGTGGACGAGGCGGACAAAATTGCCGAATACCAGCGCCTGCATCAACGCATCTGGCCAGAAGTGGCGCAGCATCTGCGCCAGCACGGCGTCATCAATATGGAGATTTACCGCCTTGGTACCCGACTTTTTATGGTGATGGAGGTGAACGAACGGTTTAACGCGCAGGATGTTGCTCAGGCCGCTGAGCAAAATCCGCATATTCAGCGCTGGGAAGCGCTGATGTGGCAGTTTCAACAGCCAACGCCCTGGACGCCAGAAGGGGAAAAATGGGTGGCGATGGCGCGAATATTCTCTTTGCAGGACCAATAA
- the fucP gene encoding L-fucose:H+ symporter permease, with product MSTQRVETPENIGVGGTISLRWAFMLITTLFFMWGVSYGLLDVLNKHFQETLSVTKAQSGLLQAAYFGAYFIIALPAGYFMRRHGYKAGILAGLSLYALGALLFVPAAMVNNFSVFLFALFVLACGLGCLETAANPYATVLGDANGAERRLNLAQSFNGLGQFVGPMIGGSLFFTHASQEAAQDSVKMTYVVIACVVIAIALLFKRTALPDIREAASEHVQQPGATLWQQKHFVGGVIAQFFYVAAQVGVGAFFINYATEHWHGVTNQSAAYMLSVAMICFMLGRFFSTWLMGRVKPAAMLAAYALINIVLSAIVMLGAGDVSVIALIAIFFFMSTMFPTIFAMGVKNLGQSTKQASSFMIMAIVGGAIMPYFMGLISDHVSTAVAYSLPLLCFVVVLVYALRQRRHS from the coding sequence ATGTCTACACAACGCGTCGAGACGCCAGAAAACATTGGCGTCGGGGGAACTATTAGTCTGCGCTGGGCGTTCATGCTGATTACTACCCTGTTTTTTATGTGGGGCGTGTCATACGGCCTGCTGGATGTTCTTAATAAACACTTTCAGGAAACGTTAAGCGTTACCAAAGCCCAATCGGGATTATTACAGGCGGCCTATTTTGGTGCCTATTTTATCATCGCGCTGCCGGCCGGTTATTTTATGCGTCGTCATGGCTATAAGGCTGGCATCCTGGCGGGATTATCGCTGTACGCCCTTGGCGCGCTGCTGTTTGTGCCGGCGGCGATGGTCAATAATTTCTCGGTATTTCTGTTTGCGCTGTTCGTGCTTGCCTGCGGGCTTGGCTGCCTGGAAACCGCGGCTAATCCGTACGCTACGGTACTGGGCGATGCCAACGGCGCCGAGCGTCGTCTCAATCTGGCGCAATCTTTTAATGGTCTTGGGCAGTTTGTCGGGCCTATGATTGGCGGCTCGCTGTTCTTCACCCACGCCAGCCAGGAAGCCGCGCAGGACAGCGTCAAAATGACCTATGTGGTGATTGCGTGTGTGGTTATCGCTATCGCGCTGTTATTTAAGCGTACCGCGTTACCGGATATTCGTGAGGCCGCCAGCGAGCATGTGCAGCAGCCCGGTGCCACGCTATGGCAGCAAAAACATTTTGTCGGCGGGGTGATTGCGCAATTCTTTTATGTTGCCGCTCAGGTTGGGGTAGGTGCCTTCTTTATTAACTACGCCACCGAGCACTGGCATGGCGTGACCAATCAAAGCGCGGCTTATATGCTTTCGGTTGCGATGATCTGCTTTATGCTGGGACGTTTCTTTTCCACCTGGCTAATGGGCAGAGTTAAACCAGCGGCGATGCTGGCGGCCTACGCGCTGATCAACATCGTCCTGAGCGCCATTGTGATGTTAGGCGCAGGCGATGTCTCCGTTATCGCGCTGATCGCCATCTTCTTCTTTATGTCCACCATGTTCCCCACCATCTTTGCTATGGGCGTGAAAAATCTCGGGCAATCCACTAAACAGGCCAGCTCGTTTATGATCATGGCGATTGTGGGTGGTGCAATTATGCCTTACTTCATGGGGCTGATTTCTGACCACGTCAGCACGGCCGTGGCTTACAGTTTACCGCTGCTGTGTTTTGTCGTGGTGTTGGTTTATGCGCTGAGGCAGCGGAGACATTCATAA